A single genomic interval of Megalobrama amblycephala isolate DHTTF-2021 linkage group LG15, ASM1881202v1, whole genome shotgun sequence harbors:
- the LOC125247046 gene encoding uncharacterized protein LOC125247046, whose amino-acid sequence MEMGKNLFFPNGQSPKGPETDFTFHVCDFKRNQIPLDSTVGNLYEQTKLKMLRFYVCTKQEVCLTDVESLSDGEKEECNEHSLLQDGVDSDTERPAAKLLSHGRDSDSEDSSIHLLDDRLSSNRDTKRKRQESIRAQRTRGMEGVPQSGLTFENTGIETPSTSHSSLSSPKNTKRARRVQTLSSTSSDDVENCELWNQSVQQPNSPQHSHELCNVQRGYELIDLTNQIPTHHNNIFETDGDDDTVEWNEDDELGQTDEDQTTVITLNLNAELNEAVTEVPSPLSSNSNAVLLNAEMKEAETEVPSPPSSNPVLLMGNEMLSAPEDLPSHSRNHLSPTISSGNSENSKDVHALIHRVKVVEDLLAVFMDSSIIQSNSEDGICK is encoded by the exons ATGGAAATGGGAAAGAATCTTTTTTTCCCAAATGGCCAGTCACCAAAAGGTCCAGAGACAGACTTCACTTTTCATGTTTGTGATTTTAAAAGAAACCAAATTCCCTTGGATAGCACTGTTGGAAATCTGTATgaacaaacaaaactgaaaatgttgaGATTTTACGTTTGCACTAAACAGGAGGTGTGTCTCACAGATGTAGAATCTTTATCTGATGGAGAAAAAGAGGAATGTAATGAACACTCATTACTACAGGATGGAGTAGACAGTGATACTGAGAGACCTGCTGCAAAACTGTTATCACATGGACGTGACAGTGATTCTGAGGATTCAAGCATACATTTATTGGATGACAGACTTTCATCTAACAGAGACACCAAGAGGAAG AGACAAGAAAGCATTAGAGCACAGAGAACAAGAGGAATGGAGGGTGTTCCACAGAGTGGTTTGACCTTCGAGAACACGGGGATAGAGACACCCAGCACTTCACACAGCTCCCTTTCATCACCTAAAAATACCAAAAGAGCACGCAGAGTCCAAACACTCTCAAGCACCTCAAGTGACGACGTGGAGAATTGTGAATTGTGGAATCAAAGTGTGCAGCAACCGAACAGTCCACAGCATTCACATGAGCTCTGTAATGTTCAAAGAGGCTATGAATTAATTGACTTGACCAATCAGATTCCTACACATCACAACAATATATTTGAAACCGATGGAGATGATGACACAGTTGAGTGGAATGAAGATGATGAACTTGGACAAACAGATGAAGACCAAACAACTGTGATAACATTGAATCTG AATGCAGAGCTGAATGAAGCTGTAACTGAGGTACCATCACCACTCTCAAGTAATAGCAATGCTGTACTGCTG AATGCAGAGATGAAAGAAGCTGAAACTGAGGTACCATCCCCACCCTCAAGTAATCCTGTACTGCTG ATGGGTAACGAAATGCTTTCCGCACCAGAAGATTTGCCATCACATTCAAGAAACCACCTTTCTCCTACAATTTCATCTGGAAactcagaaaattcaaaagatgTGCATGCTTTAATACACAGGGTGAAGGTTGTAGAAGATCTTCTGGCTGTGTTCATGGATAGCAGCATAATTCAATCTAACTCTGAAGATGGAATTTGTAAATGA